The Acidobacteriota bacterium genome has a window encoding:
- the hypE gene encoding hydrogenase expression/formation protein HypE — protein MRPFDRILMGHGAGGRLTRSLVKDLFLPLFSNPALEVLSDAAVLPAWPGGRPALTTDAFVVEPLEFPGGDLGRLAVCGTVNDLSVSGARPLWLTLALVLEEGAEMNLVRRCAESAAEAAREAGVQIVAGDTKVVPKGRGDRIYAVTAGLGSVPAGRDWGDHRVAAGDALLVTGPVGDHGATIMACRHGMAGEALRSDVAPLNGLVEALAASGAPVRALHDPTRGGVLVTCHEVAERAGVRIVLDEEALPVRGEVRAVCDLLGLHPLSSPCEGRALVFVEGGCEESALSALRSHPFGAGAARIGRVEAVRTGASPVAVRTVSGEERPLDLLSGAELPRIC, from the coding sequence GTGAGACCCTTTGACAGGATTCTCATGGGCCACGGGGCGGGGGGCCGCCTGACGCGGTCCCTCGTCAAGGACCTGTTCCTGCCCCTCTTCTCCAATCCGGCCCTGGAGGTGCTCTCCGATGCCGCGGTCCTGCCGGCCTGGCCAGGAGGGCGCCCGGCCCTGACCACGGACGCCTTCGTGGTGGAGCCTCTCGAGTTCCCCGGAGGGGACTTGGGCCGTCTGGCCGTGTGCGGAACCGTCAACGACCTCTCCGTCTCGGGCGCGCGGCCCCTCTGGCTCACCCTCGCCCTCGTGCTGGAGGAGGGGGCCGAAATGAACCTGGTTCGGCGCTGCGCGGAGAGCGCGGCGGAGGCGGCCCGGGAAGCAGGCGTGCAAATCGTGGCGGGAGACACCAAGGTGGTGCCCAAGGGCAGGGGGGACAGGATCTATGCCGTGACGGCGGGCCTCGGCTCCGTTCCCGCGGGCCGGGACTGGGGAGACCACCGGGTGGCCGCGGGAGACGCGCTCCTCGTCACGGGCCCCGTGGGGGATCACGGAGCCACGATCATGGCGTGCCGCCACGGCATGGCGGGGGAGGCGCTGCGGTCGGACGTGGCGCCCCTCAACGGGCTGGTGGAGGCCCTCGCCGCATCGGGGGCCCCGGTTCGGGCCCTCCACGACCCCACCCGGGGCGGTGTCCTCGTGACCTGCCACGAGGTGGCCGAGCGGGCCGGGGTCCGGATTGTGCTCGACGAAGAGGCGTTGCCCGTCCGCGGCGAAGTCCGGGCCGTGTGCGACCTCCTGGGTCTCCATCCCCTCTCCAGCCCCTGCGAGGGCCGGGCCCTGGTCTTCGTGGAGGGAGGATGCGAGGAGTCGGCCCTCTCCGCCCTCCGGAGCCACCCCTTCGGAGCCGGCGCGGCGCGGATCGGCCGCGTGGAGGCGGTCCGGACCGGGGCGTCTCCCGTGGCGGTCCGGACCGTTTCGGGTGAGGAGCGCCCCCTGGACCTTCTCTCGGGGGCCGAACTGCCGAGGATTTGCTAG